In Neomonachus schauinslandi chromosome 8, ASM220157v2, whole genome shotgun sequence, the genomic stretch tgagaaaaaatgagcaaaccaattttctttccaaactttattataaaaatttttttattatgaggGTTTAACAGAGCAGAGCTGGACTTGCCATCTCTCTTGTGAAACCTCAACAAATTACACAATTAATAAATAGGAAACTAGGTTTAGTTTTTATTACAGCCATGTCATGCACTCCTAagacacaaagaggaaaaaatcctGTAACCATATGTAGTACAAACTCAGAAATTTTCAACCGCCACTAAATTCTCTGTAGGATTTCCCCAGGCAGAACAGATAATCACACTCTTTCACCTTTCTCTAAAGACTTAAGAAACATAAATAGATCCATAAATAGTTCATATAAATATAGGTTTAcctgttaaataataaaactctCAAGTCTGGAATCTTGTcttaaacaatacaaaataaGGCATGTAATTCATTAAAATGGAATCTTCTGCCCCAAAGTTATCTCAGGGtctattaaatacataaataacttaaAGCCCTTAGAAAAGCACACAAAAAGCAAATTGGTACTCAGTCAAAACCTTGAtctctggggagagggaaagatcaTTCATATTCTATCTCTGCACAGAAGTGTTATCTCTGAAAGTTCAATTGGGTGAACCAGTTTAAGAGCCCTAGTGAGTTTGGTCAGAAATGGGGCTGGGTctcttcctccagaaagcctAACTGCTCTGGGTTAGACCAGAAGCTCTTAAGCCACGTGGCGCACAATGGGGGTGACGCAGGTGCAGCCCACGGCCACCAGCATCTTCTCCAGCCGGAAGGAGTGGGGGCAGTGCTGAGACTCCCTTCGCAGAACAAGGATCTCTTGCTGGATGGGGACAGAGTTCATGTGGTAGTTTATCTTCCCTTCAGCATTGACACAGCCCATGTGGCGGCACTTGGCCTCCCAGATCACAGAGGGATATCTCTCAGGGTCCTCATTGCGGCTGCAGGGGAGacaaaagtgagggagaaagtAAGTACCTGGTAAAGCAGGAAGGAAATCAGATAGGAATAAACAAAGGGAGGCAAATTCACAGGGTGACCAAGTATAGGCATTGCAAATTCTCGAAGGGCTGCTAGTCAGAAAAAGTAGTTTGGGGGAAAACTTGGATTTGTAGGCACGTGAAATGTTATAGAAGAGAatgatcattttttcccccaatttctttGAAGAATGAACCAAATAAGATAGACTAGACTGCAGAGGGGATTTAAGTTTGATACAAAGGACAATTTCTTAAGGTATATTTGATAAAGGCCAAGGGCATCATCTAGGAATATGATAGCCATTAATCTGACTTGATGAAGTCTGGCTTTGAAGCAGGGAATGCATCAAAATTTTATCTGACAGCACAttcatgggatagagcccagagCTGACATGAAGGGCTGGAAACAAAAGCTTAAGCCCCTCTACaaccttctcttccctctctcctccagctGAGTGAATGACTTGCTTTGACTTTTCAGTTGATTTATTTGAACTATTCTTAGTAATGGGAGTAGAAGAAAATCACGGTCAGGTGAATCTATAGTCACCACATAACTGAGGCTTTTTTACACAAAATCGAAGCACTAAAAACTATTTTGTATTTAATCTTAATAGGGTCTAAATATTAGATGTACTAAGAACACAGCAAATATAGGTCTGTTGGTGATATAGATCAAGTTTGTCTGACTCAAAAAGGGGTGGAAATATCCAACATGACATTTCCTTCACTgggtttcaaactatattatcCAACTGCTAATACaaccaaaaagagaaaggcaCAAAAATCCCAGTTAATTACTAGTTATTTTCAACAAATCATTGCAATGGAAGGTCTGGTAAAGAGAATTCAAGCATTAATCCCCaagataaatttctatttttttaaaaataaatgaacaatagACTTGGGGTATCATAAATTCTAGAATAATGACCACCATTAACGTGAGTGGGTTTTTGGTGTCAGTGACAATGAGATCTAATGGATAGGTATTATGCAGGAGAAGGGGTCCTGTGCTCTATCAAAGAAGTCTGTAGAATAAAATTTGAGAAT encodes the following:
- the IL17A gene encoding interleukin-17A, with amino-acid sequence MAPVTISSMFWVLLLLLSLVAIGKAGIALPQNPGCPNTEDKNFPQHVKVNLNILNQNTNSRRPSDYYNRSTSPWNLHRNEDPERYPSVIWEAKCRHMGCVNAEGKINYHMNSVPIQQEILVLRRESQHCPHSFRLEKMLVAVGCTCVTPIVRHVA